Proteins encoded in a region of the Eschrichtius robustus isolate mEscRob2 chromosome 14, mEscRob2.pri, whole genome shotgun sequence genome:
- the ZDHHC8 gene encoding palmitoyltransferase ZDHHC8 isoform X1 → MPRSPGTRLKPAKYIPVATAAALLVGSSTLFFVFTCPWLTRAVSPAVPVYNGILFLFVLANFSMATFMDPGVFPRADEDEDKEDDFRAPLYKNVDVRGIQVRMKWCATCHFYRPPRCSHCSVCDNCVEDFDHHCPWVNNCIGRRNYRYFFLFLLSLSAHMVGVVAFGLVYVLNHAEGLGAAHTTITMAVMCVAGLFFIPVIGLTGFHVVLVTRGRTTNEQVTGKFRGGVNPFTRGCYGNVEHVLCSPLAPRYVVEPPRLPLAARLKPPFLRPELLERAAPLKVKLSDNGLKAGLGHSKSKGSLDRLDEKPLDLGPPLPPKAEAGTFGSDLQTPRPGSAESALSAQRTSPPTPAMYKFRPAFPTGTKAPFCGPGEQVTGTDSLTLGEDSIHSLDFASEPSLDVPDYPPSGLHAAYPPSPPLSAADTFSGALRSLSLKAASRRGGDHVALQPLRSEGGPPTPHRGLFAPHALPNRNGSLSYDSLLNPGSPGGHTCPAHPSAGAASYRSPYLHAGAAGDPPRPPPRSFSPVLGLRPREPSPVRYDNLSRTIMASIQERKDREERERLLRSQADSLFGDSGVYDAPSSYSLQQASVLSEGPRGPTLRCSSRDDLVAGPGFGGARNPALQASLSSLSSAVSRAPRTSSSSLQADLANSGAPGARPASGSHRSPVRQVPPSPPSTPRSPSYVGPKAVAFIQAELPEPPPSLSVQRGRIGTCSRGWGRRGQPRVPPGLHLCHLGLPVDRPSLRVPWSPATGAPPRGAVCRLHSAASSLFPSLSGPERDTK, encoded by the exons ATGCCCCGCAGCCCCGGGACGCGCCTCAAACCCGCCAAGTACATCCCGGTGGCCACGGCGGCCGCACTGCTGGTCGGCTCCAGCACCCTGTTCTTCGTGTTCAC GTGCCCATGGTTGACACGAGCTGTGTCCCCAGCCGTTCCTGTCTACAATGGCATCCTCTTCCTCTTTGTGCTGGCCAACTTCAGCATGGCCACCTTCATGGACCCTGGCGTCTTCCCCCGAG CGGATGAGGACGAGGATAAGGAGGATGACTTCCGGGCCCCGCTGTACAAGAATGTGGATGTGCGGGGCATCCAGGTCCGTATGAAATGGTGCGCCACCTGCCACTTCTACCGCCCACCGCGCTGCTCCCACTGCAGCGTCTGCGACAACTGCGTGGAG GACTTCGACCACCACTGCCCCTGGGTCAACAACTGCATTGGGCGCCGCAACTACCGCTACTTCTTCCTGTTCCTGCTGTCGCTCAGTGCGCACATGGTGGGCGTCGTAGCCTTCGGCCTGGTCTATGTGCTGAACCATGCCGAGGGGTTGGGCGCCGCGCACACCACCATCAC CATGGCCGTCATGTGTGTGGCCGGCCTCTTCTTCATCCCTGTCATCGGCCTCACTGGCTTCCACGTGGTGCTGGTCACTCGGGGCCGCACCACCAATGAGCAG GTGACGGGGAAGTTCCGTGGGGGTGTGAACCCCTTCACCCGCGGCTGCTATGGGAACGTGGAGCACGTGCTGTGCAGCCCCCTGGCGCCCCG GTATGTGGTGGAGCCGCCCCGGCTGCCGCTTGCCGCTCGCCTGAAGCCGCCCTTCCTTCGGCCGGAGCTCCTGGAGCGAGCGGCACCGCTCAAGGTCAAGCTTAGTGACAACGGGCTGAAGGCTGGCCTGGGCCACAGCAAG TCCAAGGGCAGCCTGGACCGGTTGGATGAGAAGCCGCTGGACCTGGGGCCGCCGCTGCCCCCCAAGGCGGAGGCCGGCACATTTGGCAGCGACCTGCAGACCCCACGCCCCGGCAGTGCTG AGAGCGCCCTGTCGGCGCAGAGGACCAGCCCCCCGACACCCGCCATGTACAAGTTCCGGCCCGCCTTTCCCACGGGTACCAAGGCGCCCTTCTGTGGGCCGGGCGAGCAG GTCACGGGCACTGACTCCCTGACGCTGGGGGAGGACAGCATCCACAGCCTGGACTTTGCATCCGAGCCCAGCCTGGACGTCCCTGACTACCCGCCCAGCGGCCTGCATGCGGCCTACCCGCCATCCCCACCACTCAGTGCTGCTGACACCTTCTCAGGCGCCTTGCGCTCCCTGAGCCTCAAGGCCGCCAGCCGGCGGGGCGGGGACCACGTGGCCCTGCAGCCCCTGCGCTCTGAGGGTGGGCCCCCCACACCCCACCGTGGCCTCTTTGCCCCCCACGCGCTGCCCAACCGCAACGGCAGCCTGTCCTACGACAGCCTGCTGAACCCTGGCTCTCCCGGGGGCCACACGTGCCCGGCCCACCCCTCAGCTGGCGCAGCCAGCTACCGCTCGCCCTACCTGCACGCGGGGGCAGCGGGCGACCCACCACGGCCCCCGCCCCGCAGCTTCAGCCCCGTGCTGGGCCTGCGGCCTCGGGAGCCCTCGCCTGTGCGCTACGACAACCTGTCCAGGACCATCATGGCCTCCATCCAGGAGCGCAAGGACAGGGAGGAGCGTGAGCGGCTGCTGCGCTCTCAGGCTGACTCGCTCTTTGGCGACTCGGGCGTCTACGACGCACCCAGCTCCTATAGCCTGCAGCAGGCCAGCGTGCTGTCCGAGGGCCCCCGTGGCCCCACGCTGCGCTGCAGCTCCAGGGACGACCTGGTGGCCGGGCCCGGCTTCGGGGGCGCCCGCAACCCCGCGCTGCAGGCGTCGCTGTCCTCGCTGTCCAGCGCCGTGAGCCGGGCGCCGCggacctcctcttcctccctgcagGCAGACCTGGCCAACAGTGGCGCCCCGGGGGCCCGGCCCGCCAGCGGCTCGCACAGGTCACCCGTGCGCCAGGTCCCTCCGTCCCCACCTAGCACTCCCCGCTCGCCCTCCTACGTGGGCCCCAAAGCCGTCGCCTTCATCCAAGCGGAGCTCCCAGAACCGCCGCCCTCGCTGTCTGTGCAGAG GGGGCGGATCGGCACCTGCAGCCGTGGATGGGGGCGGCGTGGCCAGCCCAGGGTGCCCCCCGGCCTGCACCTGT
- the ZDHHC8 gene encoding palmitoyltransferase ZDHHC8 isoform X5 has translation MPRSPGTRLKPAKYIPVATAAALLVGSSTLFFVFTCPWLTRAVSPAVPVYNGILFLFVLANFSMATFMDPGVFPRADEDEDKEDDFRAPLYKNVDVRGIQDFDHHCPWVNNCIGRRNYRYFFLFLLSLSAHMVGVVAFGLVYVLNHAEGLGAAHTTITMAVMCVAGLFFIPVIGLTGFHVVLVTRGRTTNEQVTGKFRGGVNPFTRGCYGNVEHVLCSPLAPRYVVEPPRLPLAARLKPPFLRPELLERAAPLKVKLSDNGLKAGLGHSKSKGSLDRLDEKPLDLGPPLPPKAEAGTFGSDLQTPRPGSAESALSAQRTSPPTPAMYKFRPAFPTGTKAPFCGPGEQVTGTDSLTLGEDSIHSLDFASEPSLDVPDYPPSGLHAAYPPSPPLSAADTFSGALRSLSLKAASRRGGDHVALQPLRSEGGPPTPHRGLFAPHALPNRNGSLSYDSLLNPGSPGGHTCPAHPSAGAASYRSPYLHAGAAGDPPRPPPRSFSPVLGLRPREPSPVRYDNLSRTIMASIQERKDREERERLLRSQADSLFGDSGVYDAPSSYSLQQASVLSEGPRGPTLRCSSRDDLVAGPGFGGARNPALQASLSSLSSAVSRAPRTSSSSLQADLANSGAPGARPASGSHRSPVRQVPPSPPSTPRSPSYVGPKAVAFIQAELPEPPPSLSVQRGRIGTCSRGWGRRGQPRVPPGLHLCHLGLPVDRPSLRVPWSPATGAPPRGAVCRLHSAASSLFPSLSGPERDTK, from the exons ATGCCCCGCAGCCCCGGGACGCGCCTCAAACCCGCCAAGTACATCCCGGTGGCCACGGCGGCCGCACTGCTGGTCGGCTCCAGCACCCTGTTCTTCGTGTTCAC GTGCCCATGGTTGACACGAGCTGTGTCCCCAGCCGTTCCTGTCTACAATGGCATCCTCTTCCTCTTTGTGCTGGCCAACTTCAGCATGGCCACCTTCATGGACCCTGGCGTCTTCCCCCGAG CGGATGAGGACGAGGATAAGGAGGATGACTTCCGGGCCCCGCTGTACAAGAATGTGGATGTGCGGGGCATCCAG GACTTCGACCACCACTGCCCCTGGGTCAACAACTGCATTGGGCGCCGCAACTACCGCTACTTCTTCCTGTTCCTGCTGTCGCTCAGTGCGCACATGGTGGGCGTCGTAGCCTTCGGCCTGGTCTATGTGCTGAACCATGCCGAGGGGTTGGGCGCCGCGCACACCACCATCAC CATGGCCGTCATGTGTGTGGCCGGCCTCTTCTTCATCCCTGTCATCGGCCTCACTGGCTTCCACGTGGTGCTGGTCACTCGGGGCCGCACCACCAATGAGCAG GTGACGGGGAAGTTCCGTGGGGGTGTGAACCCCTTCACCCGCGGCTGCTATGGGAACGTGGAGCACGTGCTGTGCAGCCCCCTGGCGCCCCG GTATGTGGTGGAGCCGCCCCGGCTGCCGCTTGCCGCTCGCCTGAAGCCGCCCTTCCTTCGGCCGGAGCTCCTGGAGCGAGCGGCACCGCTCAAGGTCAAGCTTAGTGACAACGGGCTGAAGGCTGGCCTGGGCCACAGCAAG TCCAAGGGCAGCCTGGACCGGTTGGATGAGAAGCCGCTGGACCTGGGGCCGCCGCTGCCCCCCAAGGCGGAGGCCGGCACATTTGGCAGCGACCTGCAGACCCCACGCCCCGGCAGTGCTG AGAGCGCCCTGTCGGCGCAGAGGACCAGCCCCCCGACACCCGCCATGTACAAGTTCCGGCCCGCCTTTCCCACGGGTACCAAGGCGCCCTTCTGTGGGCCGGGCGAGCAG GTCACGGGCACTGACTCCCTGACGCTGGGGGAGGACAGCATCCACAGCCTGGACTTTGCATCCGAGCCCAGCCTGGACGTCCCTGACTACCCGCCCAGCGGCCTGCATGCGGCCTACCCGCCATCCCCACCACTCAGTGCTGCTGACACCTTCTCAGGCGCCTTGCGCTCCCTGAGCCTCAAGGCCGCCAGCCGGCGGGGCGGGGACCACGTGGCCCTGCAGCCCCTGCGCTCTGAGGGTGGGCCCCCCACACCCCACCGTGGCCTCTTTGCCCCCCACGCGCTGCCCAACCGCAACGGCAGCCTGTCCTACGACAGCCTGCTGAACCCTGGCTCTCCCGGGGGCCACACGTGCCCGGCCCACCCCTCAGCTGGCGCAGCCAGCTACCGCTCGCCCTACCTGCACGCGGGGGCAGCGGGCGACCCACCACGGCCCCCGCCCCGCAGCTTCAGCCCCGTGCTGGGCCTGCGGCCTCGGGAGCCCTCGCCTGTGCGCTACGACAACCTGTCCAGGACCATCATGGCCTCCATCCAGGAGCGCAAGGACAGGGAGGAGCGTGAGCGGCTGCTGCGCTCTCAGGCTGACTCGCTCTTTGGCGACTCGGGCGTCTACGACGCACCCAGCTCCTATAGCCTGCAGCAGGCCAGCGTGCTGTCCGAGGGCCCCCGTGGCCCCACGCTGCGCTGCAGCTCCAGGGACGACCTGGTGGCCGGGCCCGGCTTCGGGGGCGCCCGCAACCCCGCGCTGCAGGCGTCGCTGTCCTCGCTGTCCAGCGCCGTGAGCCGGGCGCCGCggacctcctcttcctccctgcagGCAGACCTGGCCAACAGTGGCGCCCCGGGGGCCCGGCCCGCCAGCGGCTCGCACAGGTCACCCGTGCGCCAGGTCCCTCCGTCCCCACCTAGCACTCCCCGCTCGCCCTCCTACGTGGGCCCCAAAGCCGTCGCCTTCATCCAAGCGGAGCTCCCAGAACCGCCGCCCTCGCTGTCTGTGCAGAG GGGGCGGATCGGCACCTGCAGCCGTGGATGGGGGCGGCGTGGCCAGCCCAGGGTGCCCCCCGGCCTGCACCTGT